Genomic segment of Halictus rubicundus isolate RS-2024b chromosome 16, iyHalRubi1_principal, whole genome shotgun sequence:
CATCTCTTCCATATCGTGTGTCTCGCATATGGCGGTGGATAGCTGAAAAAAGCGTATACTTCGAGAAATTCATGATAATAACTTATATATCTTATTATTACTTATATATCATAATCGATGAAAGAACAGATCTACATACCACCGGAGAACGGCATGCGAGAATACAAATTTATCTTTTACGTATATCAAGAAGCTTTAAGAACAAAAAAAACCATAAGTAAACATTAATATCCCCAACATCGAAAGATTCCGTGGAACCCGTGCAAAAGGAACATTTAATGCGAATACTAACATTTTTACCACTTTGTGGTAAGTAACCGCGGCTACCAAGCACTTCTTTCTGTAAGCGTCCATAAGCTTCTCCGACATATGTATGGGACGGTCCCTCGGAAGTCCCTTTTTCGATGTAGTACCTAGAAATCATAGCATGCAGCGTTCAGTATTTGAATTATCcagaaattatttcaaaattccCTAAGCGATCTAAATCAGGTTCACTTTCGAAGTGCAGCTACACAATTTCAAACGGTTTAGAAATATACGAGAGAATAAAGGAAACTAGAATATTTTGAGTCACGTCTttttttttcctcaaaattcCTGAAGAGAACTGTTCGTTTCCAATAACATGATGATGCATCGCGACATGGTCGTACACCGGTCTGTGTAAATTTGAAATCGAAAAGTTAATAGTGGAATACACTTTATCCAAATACAAAATTCTATATCTACATGAAAACTAAAAATAGGACCTTATATATCAGCTTCGTAGCTGAAAATAATGTACAATAAATCTGTAGACTATAGTAGTACACACAAATAGTCTCGCGGGACGGCCCAAGGGCAAAGGGGGCGCCCAATCAACCCTGCATTCCTttcgcgagacttcttgcgCAGCACGAGCGTTATGAACTTGTAATGTAGGTCCACGGCTTCCATTGCGAGGAATGGTTAAAACGTGTCCCGCCGACTTCCTGTGCTTCAGGTTCTacgttttcattatttccccCTTTGGGAATAGTTTTTCATGCGATATAAAAAATTGCCGGATGTGAGCTTACGATGACTGACGTAAATTGCAATTACGGAATCACTTATGCAGACATACGGGTTAGGTGACAGATCGATACGGTTGCGCGACGATAATATATACATgagcatttttataattatacGACTTTACGATAGGGAACATCTTTTCGCAATTACCGTTCGATGCTCGTGAACTGTATTTTTTCCTCGCATTTCTCCGGATCGATATTCGATACTTACGGAGACGCATGGTTGTCTATAATTGTCATAATTAAATATTCGCGTCAAGTTTTCGTTACCGACATGAATTTAACAAAGCGAATATCTACACCAAAGTGATGTTACGTATAGTATTATCGAGCCAACAGAAGCTAATGGTACGACAGCACTTTGTTTGTCCACACTTTGTTCATAACTACATCCGGACCTCGGCTATAAATACAATTTCAGCCCTATGGAAGTATTCCTATTAAAATGGTGGGCCACAGGACGATCGACTTAATTGGACAACATCTTTCATACTGAAATGCCCCATGAATGAcatgattattattataaaaatatattaaaatatgttCCTTATCGACAAAATTTTCCAAATGAATTGTCACGTTCGACAAGACAGAACTAGCATTTTTTTACATGTAAACGTACACACATGTCATATACGACCAAGATTAGCTacggatatacagggtgtgccaaaaaaatgtatacacagtTTGAATGATTATAACTTCAGTTTTTATTCacatataattaatatttaaatagcaAAAGAATCTACGTTATGTTATAAATTTACGAGGTAGAGGGAATAAAGGAATACCTGTAAGTATACAAACAACActtcatattatatatatacagggtggcccacataactctgaacagctcaatatctcgaaaactatgccatcgattttaaagttcttagtcttaaattgcatggaactgaagggcctttctgactacataaacgtgaagtggcctcccttcccctttaacgggggaggggaggtacctttgtaattttaaatggaaccccctataaaatgttacatatttagattctaccggaaaaaacaagtcaattttgtctgaaaaatttttttgacagatacttccatgatgagatataacagtttggagtttcgagttgtaggtacttgaagcgctcggaaatagcgttatggaattatacgcgcttgagtccttacaagcccgtggtggactttttgaacatttaatttaaagtacattttatttcttcacgaataagcaaaggactcaagcgcgtataattccataacgctatttcggagcgcttcaagtacctacaactcgaaacttcaaactgttatatctcatcatggaagtatctgacaaaaaaatgtttcagacaaaattaacttgttttttcctgtagaatctaaatatgtaacattttatagggggttccatttaaaattataaaggtacctcccctcccccgttaaaagggaagggaggccacttcacgtttatgttgtcagaaaggcccttcagttccatgcaatttaagactaagaactttaaaattgatggcatagttttcgagatattgagctgttcagagttatgtgggccaccctgtatatatatattaaatacttTGCTCTCAGTCTAACATATTTAGTCTAACATATTTTCTCTGGTCAAACTATacaaacgaaataaattaaCTCAGCCATCTCTCAGATCTCGCACACGACTCTGTCACACCAACCGAACTCTCTAGACTCATTTTCCAACACACACACGCACCTATATCTTTAATCAGTCGGTAATATAGGGATCGATTACTCTACACAACACATTAAacagtgtatgtatatatttttttgggacaccctgtatacatcaGCCAGAAGAATCACCGTTGGTAGATCAAGCCGCTCAGAAGTCGTTATTAACTGTTGCGTGACGTTTTACCAATAatcactgtccaacaccaaaaaaattttgcaatacctgttgggtgattcttatacactttgtcatcctaaaaccgaatctgaaagtagaattgctccatcacgcaacgttttcgaaaaattttggtttttttaaaaatgcccgattttgatacgaaacgacgtgttacgcaaaaactaaacacgcgagaaagttcaagtttgagtcaagagatagaggggactctcctctacatattcatatagtcaattatatttttatgtacttcctaatagttgtaaatggttgttaaagtttgaaaatgtgccgacgcgggtactttgtacgctctatttttgtatttatgtgaaaaatcctttatctagccggaatttactatacaggaatgcattctacagacatttctggtaaagaaaccattcacgaaaagtatttggttcccttaatgtacgagaaggatcagaaaatgttaattgacagcgtgtgcgcgacgcgttcgcgccagacggccattgcagccttttcgcgactcgtcagggccgtcgctatgcgtagtcgacgttggtaccactcaagtatgtctttgcttactatgcttaattaaatacatctttttttgtctttttgggtgccaatcactacaaaagattataaaaatacgagttatattcacatttcattgtggaaatgcttaataaagaaaattgaccgcagcaatgcggtgactggaaaattttattttcagtaattgttgtcttatttttgtaattgtaataccaatggacattcaagattcttccgattaaaataagtccaaacactatgtaaatgggactatttttatcgattttattgatcgaagtacataattaagacatagatcgctctatattaaattgataaaatctcgcggaagtgtataaatcagccggactgtttttgttatattcatgacgaaattattttaaaatcaaaacaaggaatacaattccagcattaatcattcatcaagatatttcaacaatggaaaaacgttacaaaggaaaagacttacgtgcggatgcttgctgattactgctggacacttattattgaaaatcgggataccaggaacaaacgtcaagcaaggcggcaacatttttaatttgtttacatcagaaataggtaagtttttgtattcaattttctttattaagcatttccacaatgaaatgtgaatataactcgaatttttataatcttttgtaatgattggcacccaaaaagacaaaaaaaaatgtatttaattaagcatagtaagcaaagacatacttgagtggtaccaacgtcgactacgcatagcgacggccctggcgagtcgcgaaaaggctgcaatggccgtctggcgcgaacgcgtcgcgcacacgctgtcaattaacattttctgatccttctcgtacattaagggaaccaaatacttttcgtgaatggtttctttaccagaaatgtctgtagaatgcattcctgtatagtaaattcctgctagataaaggatttttcacataaatacaaaaatagagcgtacaaagtacccgcgtcggcacattttcaaaatttaacaaccatttacaactattaggaagtacataaaaatataattgactatatgaatatgtagaggagagtcccctctatctgttgactcaaacttgaactttctcgcgtgtttagtttttgcgtaacacgtcgtttcgtatcaaaatcgggcatttttacaaaaaccaaaatttttcgaaaacgttgcgtgatggagcaaatctactttcagattcggttttaggatgacaaagtgtataagaatcacccaacaggtattgcaaaactcgaaaaaagttttattttgttggacagtgtaatcctCTGACGCGAGCGCATTCGTAGGAGAAAATTCAGGAATGGGGGTGAAGGGGTGGGGTCTAGGAACCGATATAGGAGGTTGTCTCCAAAAGAGATAAAAGCAAGGTAGGGTAATACGAAGTGGTCAGCGGTGGGGGAACTTGCGCACTGGTAGTGGTggtcgtgaagcgacggcgaggaagaagttgcccaggcctgtcaAAAATGTTTGACCTGCTAATTGGCGACCCGGTACATTTGTAACGGAAAGGTCTCTATTCCGCGACGGGACAACTCGCATACGGAAATAGACTGTATCCTGCAACAAGTTATTTTGCAATTTGAATTAGTACATCGTGCTATGAaagaaatgaaataatattGACAAGCGTGAAGACGATACTTACTAACGGACTTACTACTCATCGCTTAATTAGAAATCATTGAAGAGATGACAATATCATGAAGTAAGACACCGTCGTCTTCACCAACTGAAAAGCAGGGTTCAATAAGGCAACATACAGTCACACAACAGCGTATTGGTGATTTCTCTGCAAATACTAATGTATTGTTTCAAATTTAATAtcgtaaagaaaaataaaatatagtaaaattaaTTCAAGTACTTATTCGTttataaaattcatttgttCGGAGTTTTATTAATCCGGTGTCAGTGCGTATTGGTATTTCCAGCGTGCTTTCGATTCTTCTTACATTTTTTCCACATTCATTAATTTTTGCAGAAATATTGCCACTGCGCTCTTGTGGAACATACTGTATATGCTCGACGcattgattattaataattacgTACCCCTGAGAAACCTTCCACCGACGCATTATAAAAACCATAAAAGTCGTATATAAGCGGCTCGCTGCACTTTATCAAGATAATCAGTAGATTCTTCTGCATGGAGATTGATCTGTTGTACCACGGAGTAGAGTATCTGTAACATGAGTAAAATTGATCGTCGTGTTTAATGAATCGGTCCCAGCaccgttcattttcattcatTAGTCGCTGCTTGAACACATACTCTGCGACAAAACTATAAGGTTGCAGAACTATAAAAATCTACCGTGGTTCTCGTTGATATTCAGACGCaccttttgaaccagtgaattcctaacattaattCTGGGATTATTGGCATTTTcccgtcaaaatctacaggattatgtaaaaaacagttgaaaatttgtgggttgccaaggtgaagtttaacctagaACTATAGAAATCTACCGTGACTCTCGCCGTCTTACAATAATGTCGCAGGGTGTAGTCTACCGACAACAAACAGAAATCTTCCGAGCTTACATGAGTGTAGACAAATTATCCGAATAGTCCAGGAGTTGTTGCACCACATAGTTTAGATAGAACATGTACACTAACTCGGacatggaaaacaaaaaagacaGTACCATCTCTGCTATATCGTGTGTCTCGTTTATAGCGATGGATAGCTGAAAAGAAAGTCATATATTTCGATGAATTCGTGACAATAACGTTTATGTCCTAATCGGTGAAAGGTCAGATCGACGTACACGAAAGAAATTTATTGCCAATGAGACAACGGCGACCACCAGGAGAACGGAATACGAGAATGAGAATGTCGACTTCACGTACAACACGAAGCTTTATGAACAAAAGAAACGACGAGAGAACGTTAATATCGCCAAAATCGAGAGGTTCCGTTGAACCCGTGCAAAAGGAGAGACATTCTTTATTCGAAAGTTCAAAGTATCTTTGCACAGACTCAAATGTTTTTGGCCGATGACGTTTTACCTTGGTTTTTTCTGTGAGTATTACATGATACGACGAATACTAACGTTCTTGCCTGATTGTGGTAGTTAACTGCGGTTGCTAAGCACTCCTTTCTATAAGCGTCCATAAGCTTCTCCGACATATGGGACGGTCTCTCGGAAATCCCTTTTTCGATGTAGTAACTGGAAATCATAGCATGCAGCGTCCAGGATTTGGATTACCGTGaaattgtttttgaaaattCCTTAAGCAACAGGAACAATAGAATACAATCTCATTCGGGTACACTTTCGAAGTGAAGCTGAACAATTTCAAACGGTTTAGAAGTATACGGGAGAATGAAAGAAACTAGAATATTTTGAgtcacgtgtttttttttctgaaaattccTGAAGAGAGTTGTTCGTTTCTAATAACACGATGATGCATCGCGACATGGTCGTACACCGGTCTGTGTTGAAAAATATGAGATGGAAAAGTTAATAGTGAAATACAGTTTATCCAAATATAAGATTACATATCTAGATGAAAACTGACAATAGAaccttaaccagttagctgttgcgacctctttgaaaaatgtgtacctaagttgcgtcgcaaaaattaatcgctgtttgaattatagctgttttgacgagtatactcgtcatgacacaaaatattgccatttcttcatgacgagtatactcgtcaaacacagttaactggttaaatatcAGCTTTGTAGCtgaaaataaatgtacaataaatCTGTAGACtacaatagtatttcttgatctaAAAGCTTggcaaaatttgtattctaaaATCGGTCATAAAAGTGTCGACGATTAACAATGCTACGTTTGCAAGAGTGCATCGAGTACTgttcgtgcctcgcaagaagtctcaCGGGACGGCACAAGGGCAAAGGGGGCGCCCGCTCGCACCGCCTGTCCGCGCCGTCgacgctccagtaggccaatgcttaggcttCGACGTCACGCGCTGCATAGTACGTGcaaccgctttagccaatagagcagccgGAGGCGTGTCCCTTCCACTCtaaccaatcagccccgcattcctttcgcgagacttcttgcgCAGCACGCACAGTAGGTTAGTCTTTTCTTACCTGGCGAGTTCGTACAATCCGATACTGTGCTGCACCCACATAATGAACACGGTCTCGGTAGCTACATATATAGTTGCAATGACGAAGAACGTTATGTTTTGATGCACTATTATGAGAAAGAAATATTTCTCTTCGTCGATCAAATAGTCCGTCATAAACGGGAAAGGATCTGTTAGATTCGAGTTCGGGGGTGCTGTTACGAGCAGAATATAGGATGAGGTGCGGAACACCACCAGGAGTAGTGCTGATGGATAAATAAATACTGCAACATACACATGATCGTGACATAAAACAATGGCTTCTATCGGTCTCCTTCGCGACGCAGTAATGCATTGATAAAGCGCTCGAGCATCTGTTTATGCAACAGTTATGCGATCTTTCCAATTCCGAATTTTCCAAAACCGTACAAGGATtgtttattttgtaaattcaattaaatgaaGTTTGAAGATTATCAACGAGGTGAAGCGACACACTGCGATCGCTTATTGTCAAAAGTGACGAGGCGATGTTTTGCGACTCGCTCGTCGAGCTTCACACAGAATTGGAAGTGGACGGGATCGAGTAATTTTCGCAACACCGCTGTATTTCCTTACCCGCATAAATAATCCCTTGCTCCTTCCCCAGGATGGCCCGCCTCCGTAAAATGTCGATCGTATCTTGGTGCGGTGTTTTCCACCTATTCTTTACGCTGTCCATTATGATCCTAATCTGTATTCGCAATCACCTGTATTTGTCCGATCCGATTCGATCTGGGTTAATTTAATTAGAAATCGTTTGGCACTCACTGTACCCATCTTCGTCATGAAAGCGTTGAACTTCACTACAGAGCCCAGGGTCATTATTGCGAGAGGTAGGCACTGTAGCGCCATAACCAAATCAACGTCGTCGTGCGTGATAGGCGTGATCTGAAAGGACcgcattttcattttgcattacCGTCAATTTCGTCC
This window contains:
- the LOC143361930 gene encoding uncharacterized protein LOC143361930, with amino-acid sequence MDAVDTYYTLSRRLMTILGLWPYVNVHFRRMQSIIVNIFCTVFVIVQITPITHDDVDLVMALQCLPLAIMTLGSVVKFNAFMTKMGTIRIIMDSVKNRWKTPHQDTIDILRRRAILGKEQGIIYAVFIYPSALLLVVFRTSSYILLVTAPPNSNLTDPFPFMTDYLIDEEKYFFLIIVHQNITFFVIATIYVATETVFIMWVQHSIGLYELASYYIEKGISERPSHMSEKLMDAYRKECLATAVNYHNQARTFVLYVKSTFSFSYSVLLVVAVVSLAINFFRLSIAINETHDIAEMVLSFLFSMSELVYMFYLNYVVQQLLDYSDNLSTLIYSTPWYNRSISMQKNLLIILIKCSEPLIYDFYGFYNASVEGFSGLVKTTVSYFMILSSLQ